cttgatccatgccccccatcatgtctcctctcagccttctcttgttcaggctaaacatgcccagctctttaagccacccctcatagggcttgttctccagacccttgatcattttagtcacctgcCATGTACCAtcggttgggagcccctcccctcaacatcaactgctactctgggaccagagtaaagcGAGGGGTCCAGGAagatactgtatttattttatttattatattgtatattacttgtaagctgctctgagtcccctttggggtgagaggggcggcacataaatgtcataaataaataaataaattgatggtggttggtgatggtaggcctagcagttggtgatggaagggttaatgtaagttttagttctaaagggttgagtaatctgtaagtaagagtttatgggtgaaagcaattaagggtggaggtatgcaagagatgggttgcagctgggtgtttctggatataaggagctagccttgggactgatcttttgggagaaaagtattctgtcacgttgccagggctctgccgtattCAGGTAGAAATGAACCACACAGATTCGCAGTTTAAGCTAAACAATTTAACTAAAACAGCCAGAAAATAAGTGGGAATTTGTTTGCAcgaatgtgtacagaggagggcgactaaaatgatcaagggtctggagaagccctatgaggagcggcttaaggagctgggcatgtttagcctgaagaagagaaggctgagaggagatatgatagccatgtataaatatgtgagaggaagccacagggaggagggagcaagcttgttttctgcttccttggagactaggacgcaatggaacaatggcttcaaactgcaagaaaggagattccatctgaacatgaggaagaacttcttgactgtgagagccgttcagcagtggaactctctgccccggagtgtggtggaggctccttctttggaggtttttaaatagaggctggatggccacctgccaggggtgctttgaatgcaatattcctgcttcttggcagggggttggactggatggcccatgaagtctcttctacGATTTTAAGTCCAAGCATACCACACGCAATCATCGCAACTGGGCTCCCTGGAAAATCTTGATAGATTTTCAaaaagggttgttgttttttcagcCAGGAAGATAGTACCAACTTTCTGTCTTCAGCTTTTGGGTTTGAGGCTTTTAGTCACAGAAGCCTCATTCTTAATACCAGTGGTGTTTTGCTGTGTTTGGGAttttcatcattatttatatttcccaaacaaaatccttaggcgaaaaaattaaaaaacttaGGCAATCACATTCctttctcatttccctccaaaaggcTGCTTTTACTAAACACGCCCCTTCCTGGAAATGAATAACaagaaggagacagaataaaAAGCTAGGCTGGGCAGAGGAACAGGTAGCCTCTGGAGCATATATGTTACTCACTCTCCCttagaggggccgaccaaggtcaagatggatggaggttATCCTtaaagggactggcttgactttggaacTGGGGGTTGCCacagccgacagagagctctggcatgggctggttcatggggtcacgaagagtcggaagcgactgcaCGAATAGACAACAACAACTTAGAGGCTCCAGGCAGTCAAACAGTGTCCATCTTTACTGaacaaggggtggggagaaggcaGCACGTTTATCTGCTTCTCTTCCATTTCTATGTTGTTTTAAGGATCATTTCAATCTCCTTCTTATACCAATTCCCTAGAGTCCTTAACGCTCACACTGTTTCTGTCCTCCTTCTTCTTCACAGCAAATAACTGCAACAGCAAACACAGGAAGCATTTGGGACAAAATGGCGGCCCTCCGAAACACGAGCAAACCCACAGGGTAGATGGAAGTTCTGCCAGAGAAAGGCCTtacaaatgcaatgtatgtggGCAGTGTTTTACACAAAATATGGGACTTATACTTCACAAGACACTCAGCACTGGGAAAAGCCATTGTAAATGGAAAGCATCAGCAAAATGTGTTGCTGATTACAAACTACCAGATCTACGCCaagaagaaatatttaaaagaacTGAGGATTTGATAAGCCAGGAGTATGGGAAATCTTTTATCCAGAGTTCACACTTGGTAAAACATGAGAGATTTCACAAAGGACAGGAATTGTACAGatgtcaggagtgtgggaaatgttttgctgtcagttcagccttggtgaggcacaaaagagtccacacaggagagaagccataccaatgccaggaatgtgggaaatgttttgctcgcagttctCATTTGGTGTGCCACaatagactccacacaggagagaagccatatcaatgccaggagtgtgggaaatgttttgcttggagTTCAGGCTTGGTGAGACACAAAAgtctccacacaggagagaagccataccaatgcaaggaatgtgggaaatgttttgctcgcagttctGTCTTGGTgtgccacaaaagactccacacaggagagaagccataccaatgccaggaatgtgggaaatgttttgctgaccgtTCAGCCTTGgtaagccacaaaagactccacacaggagagaagccataccactgccaggagtgtgggaaatgttttgctgtgaaTTCAGCCTTGGTaaaccacaaaagactccacacaggagagaagccataccaatgccaggagtgtgggaaatgttttgctgaccgtTCAGCCTTGGTaaaccacaaaagactccacacaggagagaagccataccaatgccaggagtgtgggaaatgttttgctcagaatTCAACATTCGTgcgccacaaaagactccacacaggagataagccataccaatgccaggagtgtgggaaatgttttgctgtccgttcagccttggtgagccacaaaagactccacacaggagataagccataccaatgccaggagtgtgggaaatgttttactgtCCATTCAGCCTTGgtaagccacaaaagactccacatgggagagaagccataccaatgccaggagtgtgggaaatgttttgctcagaatTCAACATTCGTGCGCCACAAAAAACTCCACACAGGAGataagccataccaatgccaggagtgtgggaaatgttttgctgtccgttcagccttggtgagccacaaaagactccacacaggagataagccataccaatgccaggagtgtgggaaatgttttgctgtccCTTCAGCCTTGgtaagccacaaaagactccacacaggagagaagccataccaatgccaggagtgtgggaaatgttttgctcagaatTCAACATTCGTgcgccacaaaagactccacacaggagaaaagccatacaaatgcatggattgtgggaaatgttttacccGTACTTCATCCCTTAGGAAGCACCACAGAATTCacacaggttaaaaaagaaacaaatgccaGGCATGTGGGAAATGCTTTTATCCAGGTTCATACTTTTTGAACCATCAGAGAGAATGTACAGGAGAGAAATCATCCAAAGAGCTGACCGTTCAGCCTTGGTAaaacacaaaagactccacacaggagagaagccataccaatgccaggagtgtgggaaatgttttgctcagaatTCAACATTCGGCTTTGAACTCTTGTTCAGTTTTTTTCATTTGGCTTTGTTTGACTTGGGATTTCTGTTTTGGAGAATTATTTTGCTTCTATGGACACCGGTGTTACCATGGGACTAGAGTGGCTTTCCCCTGGTCAGCCTTTGTGGGTAAATGTAACGTACTGGCCTACTGTGCAGGGCTGGTGTTTGGTTTCTTAAAGGCCAAAAGCCAAACAGCTATTTCCTTAGCTCAGAGCCAAGAGGGGGCGGAACCAATAGGCATCCATTTTGTTAACACAAGAGAGGGTGGAGCCAACAGGCAGCCTTGAAGGTATGTGTAGCCACCTGATTGGTTAATACCCCTGGCGGAAGCAAGTGGGCGGAGCTAAGACGTTTTAATGTCAGGAGTTTGGAAATAGCAGTTAGGATTTTGGGAtttgaaaagggaggaagaaggaagtttAGCTTCTGTTAAATAATAGTTATTTCAAGGAAGAACTGTTGGTTTGAACAGACCCTTTAGTTTGGGTTGTTAGTATTGAAGGAACTGTTTAGTCGAATACGAAAAGTTTCTCAGGTTTGTAGAAGTATTGCCGCAACCATGAAGCTTTTGTGCATGTTCAgaataaataaacatctttctttGTTGATACCAAACAAAAGTCTCTAAATGCCTCTCATACAAACTACACATAGAAGGAGGTAGCTTATGGAAGAGTTTGATAtttggtggtggtgtgtgtgaaATGTTGAGGAGAAAATAAAGGGCACAGAATCGTCTACAGTTGAGGGACACAAAGTGGGATATTCCTCACAGCTATTAGGGAAGCTCGTTGCAGGAAACATCGGATTTCAAGCACAACCCTTTGAGAAGTTCTGCCTAAGATTTGGCagagtctcctttcttgtcatttaaaTCCCTAAATTGGGGTCCTGttcttggagcagcagaaagagaGTTCCTTGTGACAATCCTCACAGCTATTAGGGAAGCTCATTGCAGTAAACATTGGATTTCAAACCCAACCCTTTGAGAAGTTCTGCCTCAGATTCGCAGAGTCCAGTTGGGGTATTGTGCGGAGAGCAGAGAGGTTCGCATGCGCagtgagaggaagagaaagggaggcaggTGAGCAGCCTCTTTGGGCGGGACACACCTCCCCCCTTCATGTGCCATGCATGCACCCTCTCTGCTCTCCACACGGAAACCCAGCTGTGTTGCTGTGCAGAGAGCAGAGAGCAGAGAGCAGAGAAGGCGTGTGCACCacgagaggaagagaaagggagatcaGTGTGGGAAGGGGGATGGGTGCCTCCATCCATGCTCTTGCCATGCGCGTGTGCACAtcccctttctcctttcactGAGCGTGGAGTAACTTCTCCACATAGGGGCGAGGTGAAAAATATATATCTAAGGAACCGCAGAGTTGGTAATTTCTTGGAAAGGCACCCAAAGTGCAGCGAAAGGAGGAGGCGGATGTGAGTGTATAGATGTAAGCATTTTCAGATCAGCAATGCAATTTACACCCGCATGGAAACCACCTAAATAAGCAGACCCACCCCTTCTCTGTGATTCTGCCTAATTATATTCCcattacacatttttaaaagaagaggaaaatactTGTTTATTCAGTGTCCTAAGTTTTGCCCTTGACTTATCTCTGAATCAAAGCAAAAGCCACAATTTtgtccccaaaacctgcccttgatctTTATCTTCTGAACTACATGTTCTTTTTGGTATGTAACAAAATAATAGCAAAGTCTGTGTGAGTGATCAAAGCTATCAAAGCagagtgaaaaagaaaaagagaatagaatcacagaatcctagacttggaagagacctcgtgggccatccagtccaaccccattctgcgaagaagcaagaaaattgcattcaaagaacccccgacagatgaccatccagcctctgttttaaggctttgaaagaaggagcctccaccacactctggggcagagagttccactcctgaacagctctcacagctctctcctttcctgtagtttgaagccattgttccattgtgtcctagtctcccaggcagcagaaatcaagcttgccccctcctctctatgacttcccctcacatatttatacttgaacatcatgtctcctctcagccttctcttctgcaggctaaacatgtccagctctttaagttgctcctcgtagggcttgttctccagacccttgatcatttccgtccccctcctctggacacattccagtttgtcgacatctcccttcagttgcagtgcccagaattggacacagtattccaggtgtggtcggaACAAGGCAGAATAGTTATTCCATGTTATGTGTTCAGGCAAATTGAGCatgacacctggaatattgtgtccaattctgggcaccacaattcaagagagatgttgacaagctggaatgtgtccagaggagggcaactaaaatgatcaagggtctagagaacaagccctatgaggagcggtttaaggagctgggcatgtttagccttcagaagagaaggctgagaggagatatgatagccatgcataaatatgtgagaggaagccacagggaggagggagcgagcttgttttctgcttccatggagattaggacaaggaacaatggcttcaaactacaagaaaggagattccatctgaacatgaggaagaacttcctgactgtgaaagccgttcagcaatggaactctctgctcctgagtgtggtggagggtccttccttggaagcttttaagcagaggctggatggccatctgtcaggggtgatttgaatgcaatattcctgcttcttggcagaatggggttggactggattgcccaggaggtctcttccaactctttgattctatgacttaggGCAATGAGGCAATGCTCCTCTTTTATGAATGTTAAACAAAGACTTTTTGTTTTATAACAGTTGCTGTCTGATCAAGGATACCACTTTGTGAGCAAACTCTGCCCTATTAAATAATTAATGGCAGCAGACACAACTTCAGATTGaagtcagaaaaaaaataatggaagTGCTTGTTCATCAGCTACATTTTTGACTTAGACAATACAACTTCAAGCTTTGCTCATAAAAGGTGGGGATCTATCTCCTGACAATATGTGAAACTACAGTATATACTAGATTGCATTTAAATGAGAAAagaatggatggacggacagacagacaataTCCCTCTTATGGGCTAAAATGGGGAACTACCATTTGCTATCTTTCTGTTGGCAAGTGAAGATCCTTTTGTTTCCTCAGGCCTTTGGGGGGTGATTGGACAGGAAAATAGGCCTTCCatgttctgttcttccttccaatggtctgtattttattttatgttatattttaaacttttgaataatgttaaaaaaaaaagaagctgtATCTATTTTATCTCCTGTAAACCTGGAGTCTCTGACTGGGAGAAGGGATGAACAatgattaaggtaaaggttttcccctgtgagtaagtccagtcgtgtccgactctaggatttggtgctcatctctgtttctaagccgaagagctgatgttgtctgtagacacctccaaggttatgtcgccagcatgactgcatggagcaccgttaccttcccgccggagtggtacttattgatctactcacatttgcatgttttcgaactgcttgacTGGCAGAAAAGCATTTCTGTAGGGCCCATTTGTTTGAGGAGGCCTCTGCCCCAGAGTTGCAAGCTTCAGAGAAGCCACACTCTTTCCGCCTCCACTATGATGatgtaatcagagttggacagtcttatcttatcttggtgaaaggaccaaggcagagacatctccagctcatcccctgtttgggtatcagccagcacgtcaacgacttaaatcaagacatagttttcttagatctacagagacactcgctggaacactccagcaagcgagagtccaaaagtggcaggcccaaacccagcacctcaattcatgggtgataccagatgagagactcccccctgggcactcagaagactgggcgacttggaaggcgctgaacagattgcgctctggcaccacgagatgcagagccaatcttaagaaatggggctacagggtggaatccttggcatgcaagtgcggagaagaacaaaccactgaccacctgctgcaatgcaccctgagccctgccacatgcatgatggaggaccttcttgcggcaaccccagaggcactccaagtggccagatactggtcaaaggacatttaaccaaataccaaatttacaaaatctgtgtgtttttttttcttttttttctttttctttttaatctctgtgtttttgctctgttagaattgtaatacaatggttgctgatgacacgataaataaataaatatatcttgaattacagtattatgtaaatattcaaaaacatttaacctactgatgcctcaattattgtagttttattggtatctttttatttttgaaattgttcagtagcttctgcatttcccaccctcagcttatgctcgagtcaataagttttcttggtttcttgtggtaaaattaggtgccttgtcttatatttggatcggcttatactctagtatactCTAGTACAGTAtgttgtggtgtaatgtaaaacaGACCAAGTGGTACTAcagtccacacactgccttgctagagaaagaaaacatgccaCACAGGTGAACCATAAAGAACAAGTAATTTGCTCtccgtagttcagaacaacatatgtacaatgtgatcagttacaccaactcacacaatgtccttttatgagagattttaaaatgtttttttttgtccatgtggatcaactccttcagcagctcatgaagcgagagcacactccaaactctctctgtgtgtgtttcgcTCTTCTCTCTCAgcatctgcatagctcaagcctgaacaaaatgtAACTGTACCCAAAAatcccaggctcagctatctcCCCCGGCATCGCTTGACCAATCAGTTTAatgtattttacagttgacagacactcactgattccttgcatgttccaatgtaTGTAATTCCATCTATTGTTCCTCTGGGCTTAGTTTCCAGCCCCTTTACCACATTGGTTGCAAAATTCCAGTTTGTGGATGCTGTTTTTCAGAATGGAAGTCAGTGCTTCTGTTGAGGCCAAGCCAAAGGAAAAGATGCTTGCGCTGTTATTTCCCTTGATGATCAAGTTGTATCTCTGGCTCGCCTTTCCTGCCTGTTTCCCTGCTCCTGGCACACACACTTTGAAGCCACATTAAATTGAAAAACAGGAGCCTTATTGTTATTTGAGAATTAACAATTTTATATATCATTGCGTTtgttaatggagcccccggtggcgcagtgcgttaaagcactgagctgctgagcttgttgatcgaaaggacgcaggttcgattccagggagcggcgtgagcttccactgtcagccctagcttctgccaacctagcagttcgaaaacatgcaaatgtgagtagatcaataggtaccgctctggcgggaaggtaacagcgctccatgcagtcatgccagtggccacatgaccttggaggtgtctacggacaatgcgggctcttcggcttagaaatggagatgagcaccacaccccagagtcagacatgactggacttaatgtcaggggacaactttacctttaccttacctgcaTTTGTTATAGACTTTTTTGTTGGCAAGTGAAGATCCTTTTCTTTCCTCAGGTCTTTGGGGGCTGGTTGCACAGGGAAAAAGACCTTTCATGTTCTGTGTTTTCTATATTTGCTGTTCTTCCTTCCAatggtattttattttagttatatttcaaacttttgaataatgtttttttaaaaaaaaaaaaaaaagctgtatcTATTTTATCTCCTGTAAACCTGGAGTCCCCGACTGGGAGAAAGAATATGGCATGTTTCTTCCATGACTCAATCTCTGCCTTCATCTTGAGTCCTTTGGttccagggctttggagagaggctctttccccctccttagagtgtaaagcttgtgcgccagctgcgcccataccttgggaagtctgacttgtccACGGTagttcacgctctggttacatcccgtttagactactgcaacgctctctacgtggggttgcctttgaagacagctcggaagctccaactagtccaacgctcggcagccatgattttaacaggagcggagcgcagggagcatacaacccccctgttgcgccaactccactggctaccgatctgctaccgagctcaattcaaagtgctggcgttggcctttaaagccctaaacggttccggcccaagctacctatccgaccgcatctctgcctatgaacccaccaggactttgagatcttccggggagaccctgctctcgatcccgcctgcttctcaagctcagctggcggggacgagagatagggccttctcggtggtggctcctcggctgtggaacgcccttcctacggacattacactagcaccatctctaatggtattccgcaaaaaggtgaagacctggctgtttgagcaggcgttcgaataattagtgcaatgattggttaatgaacactggaatggaacaacggatgacgaatctggaacatgtttttgatgacgagacgacagtgaatgggtattgtagtaactgtttattaattgtgtaatgtgttaggttgttaactgtttctatactgtagcactgaatttttgctgttcgtatttgttgtgaaccgctgtgagtcgccttcgggctgagaacagcggcatataagtaaggtaaatacataaataataaagaataataaccctgggcaaggaagggttaagggcagggagtgtggttcccagagaggcaggaaggaagtgggcctcCTCAGACCCGCCTTTCCTGTCCCTCTAGGAATCAAACTCCCTCTCCTTCGCCCTTGATTGCCCCgctgggagagaagagaagagtttCCCCCTTtggcctctccctcctcttcctttccctcctccttctcttcctccttccggtgagtcttcttcccattccttctccaaagggccaaagGGAGGGTGAAGCCtaacacacctggagggagggccggagTGGGCCCAGGCCTGGACTCCCCTTGGGTTGGGGGTCCCCAGGTTCTCCAACTGGGGGATCCTTTGGAGGagaggcaggcagagagagagaggcccagggcttccccctccccacccactcTCCTACTGAAGCTGGGCCCAGATTGACTTATGTCTCTTGGTTCTTCTTCCCAAGAAAGGCCATGGGAGTGTggttcccagagaggcaggaaggaagtgggcctcCTTATATCACTCTAGGAACCAAACTCCCTCCCCTTCCTAGCCTGGCTGGGAGAGGGGAGTTGGCCCCTTTGACCTctccctgcttctcctcctcctcttggcctctctctcttttctccttctcctcctccttctg
This genomic interval from Anolis sagrei isolate rAnoSag1 chromosome 2, rAnoSag1.mat, whole genome shotgun sequence contains the following:
- the LOC137096291 gene encoding zinc finger protein 665-like — its product is MGLILHKTLSTGKSHCKWKASAKCVADYKLPDLRQEEIFKRTEDLISQEYGKSFIQSSHLVKHERFHKGQELYRCQECGKCFAVSSALVRHKRVHTGEKPYQCQECGKCFARSSHLVCHNRLHTGEKPYQCQECGKCFAWSSGLVRHKSLHTGEKPYQCKECGKCFARSSVLVCHKRLHTGEKPYQCQECGKCFADRSALVSHKRLHTGEKPYHCQECGKCFAVNSALVNHKRLHTGEKPYQCQECGKCFADRSALVNHKRLHTGEKPYQCQECGKCFAQNSTFVRHKRLHTGDKPYQCQECGKCFAVRSALVSHKRLHTGDKPYQCQECGKCFTVHSALVSHKRLHMGEKPYQCQECGKCFAQNSTFVRHKKLHTGDKPYQCQECGKCFAVRSALVSHKRLHTGDKPYQCQECGKCFAVPSALVSHKRLHTGEKPYQCQECGKCFAQNSTFVRHKRLHTGEKPYKCMDCGKCFTRTSSLRKHHRIHTG